Proteins from a single region of bacterium:
- the ppcA gene encoding phosphoenolpyruvate carboxylase produces MSRGRRTIPKTMSTQHPDNARMPDFAAGEVFTGEEEIFEAYFAYSELDCREQMWDWEGKEVDPLVIEKLLMRYQDFFKVNPIGERFFLTPRVPNPSVEPVDGARLPQILHNIIYSSLIAKIFYEREIVPVFEIILPMTTSVKQLNRLEAYYRNFVSGQALMRAFPEDDMLIKEWLGDFKPERIGIIPLFEDKDSLLNCDKIVEAFMEGKKLEYMRVFLGRSDPALNYSNLSSVLFLNVALQRLYRLEKRSEVPIYPILGVGSAPFRGNFKPTNVDSMLKGYASCHTFTLQSSFKYDWPKNMVRKAVKKINSAKRGEPMKVDEKRSIELGEKSAKAYQEQIPELVPLIEEISPFVPRRRLRKLHFGLFGYARGIGNIKLPRAIGFCASLYSIGLPPEILGLHCLDKDDLAVIKDNYPWENFHEDMIDALAFYNPLVLTILPLKIKENVEKALRFFDFQINEEHRDITTRIISILKNGKRNEELSELIVQAARIRRFLG; encoded by the coding sequence ATGTCCAGGGGAAGAAGGACGATTCCTAAAACAATGAGCACTCAACATCCCGACAATGCGAGGATGCCGGATTTCGCGGCCGGCGAGGTTTTCACGGGAGAGGAGGAAATCTTTGAGGCATATTTCGCATATAGCGAGCTTGACTGTAGAGAACAGATGTGGGATTGGGAGGGTAAAGAGGTAGACCCTTTGGTCATAGAGAAACTCCTTATGAGGTATCAGGACTTCTTTAAAGTTAATCCTATTGGTGAGAGATTTTTCCTCACGCCTCGTGTCCCCAATCCAAGCGTTGAGCCCGTTGATGGAGCAAGACTGCCCCAAATTCTCCATAATATAATCTACTCCTCCCTCATCGCGAAAATATTCTATGAAAGAGAAATCGTTCCCGTTTTTGAGATAATTCTCCCGATGACAACATCGGTGAAACAGTTAAATCGTCTTGAAGCTTATTATAGGAATTTCGTCTCTGGTCAGGCTCTTATGAGAGCTTTTCCAGAAGACGATATGCTCATCAAAGAATGGCTGGGGGATTTTAAGCCTGAGAGGATAGGCATCATACCCCTATTTGAGGATAAGGATTCCCTCCTCAATTGCGATAAGATAGTGGAGGCTTTTATGGAGGGAAAGAAATTGGAATATATGAGGGTGTTCCTCGGGCGCTCCGACCCTGCTCTGAACTACAGCAATCTCTCAAGCGTTTTATTCCTCAATGTCGCTCTTCAGAGATTGTATCGTTTGGAGAAAAGGTCAGAGGTGCCCATCTATCCAATTCTCGGCGTAGGTTCTGCTCCCTTTAGGGGCAACTTCAAACCCACCAATGTAGATAGTATGCTAAAAGGATATGCTTCCTGCCATACCTTTACCTTACAATCCTCCTTTAAATATGACTGGCCGAAGAACATGGTGAGAAAAGCCGTTAAGAAGATAAATTCAGCGAAAAGGGGGGAGCCTATGAAGGTGGATGAAAAGAGAAGCATAGAGTTGGGAGAAAAGTCCGCAAAAGCTTATCAGGAGCAGATTCCCGAGCTCGTCCCCTTGATAGAGGAGATATCGCCGTTCGTCCCCAGGAGGAGGTTGAGAAAGCTCCATTTCGGATTATTTGGCTATGCGCGGGGAATTGGAAACATAAAGCTCCCCAGGGCAATTGGCTTTTGTGCTAGCCTCTATTCCATCGGCTTGCCTCCTGAGATATTGGGGCTCCATTGTTTGGATAAGGATGATTTAGCGGTTATTAAGGATAACTATCCTTGGGAGAACTTCCATGAAGATATGATAGACGCTCTCGCTTTCTATAATCCACTTGTTTTAACTATCCTGCCCCTCAAAATTAAAGAGAATGTGGAAAAAGCGTTGAGGTTTTTTGATTTCCAAATAAACGAGGAGCATAGGGATATAACCACGAGGATAATATCCATCCTAAAAAATGGGAAGAGAAACGAGGAACTCTCTGAACTCATCGTTCAAGCTGCTCGCATCAGGCGATTTTTGGGGTAA
- a CDS encoding ZIP family metal transporter, translated as MKEWFIHLNPIAQATLMASLNWFFTAMGASVVFGFKNLSRKALDVMLGFASGVMLSATFWSLLLPSTEIARQNHLPVWLPGSIGLLLGWIFMRGLDILIPHPHIGAPDGTAEGLSTNWHKTLLLVLAVTLHNLPEGIIVGVSFSASSLNPQIAPLSASLALSLGVGIQDFPEGLAVAVPLRREGLSRWKSFFYGQLSGVVEPIGALFTAFGTTLAKAALPFAMGFSAGAMLTVILEDLVPEFHSEANAHLAMLGLMIGFILMIMDLAI; from the coding sequence ATGAAAGAATGGTTTATTCATCTTAACCCAATTGCTCAAGCAACGCTTATGGCATCTCTTAACTGGTTCTTCACCGCTATGGGAGCGAGTGTGGTTTTCGGTTTCAAGAACCTTAGCAGAAAGGCGTTAGATGTTATGCTTGGTTTCGCTTCAGGCGTGATGCTTTCCGCTACATTCTGGTCCCTTCTCCTTCCCTCTACCGAAATAGCCAGACAAAATCATCTCCCCGTTTGGCTACCGGGCTCAATTGGCTTATTGTTGGGTTGGATTTTTATGAGAGGCTTAGACATCCTAATTCCTCATCCTCATATAGGGGCTCCGGATGGGACGGCAGAGGGGTTAAGCACGAACTGGCACAAGACCTTGCTGTTGGTCCTGGCGGTTACACTACACAATTTGCCGGAGGGAATAATCGTTGGGGTTAGCTTTTCCGCTTCTTCCTTAAATCCTCAAATCGCGCCCCTTTCCGCTTCCCTTGCTCTCTCGCTGGGAGTGGGCATACAAGATTTTCCCGAGGGATTAGCGGTTGCTGTTCCGCTAAGGCGGGAGGGTTTGAGTAGGTGGAAAAGTTTCTTCTATGGGCAGTTATCGGGAGTTGTTGAGCCTATAGGTGCTCTCTTTACCGCTTTCGGGACCACACTCGCTAAAGCTGCTCTCCCCTTTGCTATGGGGTTCTCCGCTGGAGCGATGCTAACGGTTATACTTGAGGACCTCGTTCCCGAATTTCACTCCGAGGCTAACGCCCATCTCGCTATGCTCGGCTTGATGATTGGTTTCATCTTGATGATTATGGATTTAGCAATTTAG
- a CDS encoding polysaccharide deacetylase family protein, producing MTERQGKGIIYIKMFLLSFIPHLLLALVNKPFLPSKLEEKVPILMYHHIRVPPAGAKRLERLLTVTPDDFYKQMEALYKAGYRTISLSELFERKWEKKFIITFDDGYKDVLTEAYLILSHFGFKATIFVIVNEIGKPGHLNWWDIKFSESQGWEIGSHTMSHLNLTHLSPSQHWKEIYESKRKLEERLGHPIYFISYPQGKFNEQVI from the coding sequence TTGACTGAAAGGCAAGGAAAAGGAATAATATATATCAAGATGTTCCTTCTTTCCTTTATTCCCCATCTTTTACTTGCACTTGTAAACAAGCCTTTCCTCCCCTCTAAGCTGGAGGAAAAGGTTCCCATTTTGATGTATCATCATATAAGGGTTCCACCAGCGGGAGCCAAGAGATTGGAAAGACTGCTCACGGTTACTCCCGACGATTTCTATAAACAGATGGAAGCGCTATATAAAGCAGGATATAGAACCATATCATTAAGCGAGCTTTTTGAGAGAAAATGGGAGAAAAAGTTCATAATAACTTTTGATGATGGTTATAAAGATGTCCTCACGGAAGCCTACCTGATACTTTCCCACTTCGGTTTCAAGGCAACGATTTTCGTTATCGTTAATGAGATAGGAAAACCGGGGCATCTCAACTGGTGGGATATAAAGTTTTCGGAATCCCAGGGATGGGAGATTGGTTCCCACACAATGAGCCACCTAAATCTCACCCATTTATCTCCTTCACAACATTGGAAGGAGATTTACGAAAGCAAAAGGAAATTGGAGGAAAGATTAGGGCATCCCATATATTTCATTTCTTATCCACAGGGGAAGTTTAACGAACAGGTAATTTAA
- a CDS encoding aminoacyl-tRNA hydrolase, with protein sequence MKIVFGLGNPGRLYQKTRHNVGFMVVSRLARKMGLKFEKKYCSSRVAEGEAIVLAKPYTYVNLSGKAAKALLQRFSLSPQDMLVICDDVALPLGRIRIRRKGSDGGHNGLRSIIKELGTEDFPRLRVGIGREGIKDLVEYVLGEFEKEEMKILEKVLDVAVDAVECILKEGIEEAMNKYNSFNLLAETS encoded by the coding sequence ATTAAAATCGTTTTTGGTTTAGGCAACCCCGGGCGCTTGTATCAAAAGACACGCCATAATGTTGGCTTTATGGTGGTTTCTCGCTTGGCGAGAAAAATGGGGTTGAAATTTGAGAAGAAATACTGCTCAAGCAGGGTGGCTGAAGGGGAGGCAATCGTTCTTGCTAAACCGTATACTTATGTTAATTTGAGCGGGAAAGCGGCTAAGGCTCTTCTCCAAAGGTTTTCCTTATCGCCTCAGGATATGCTAGTCATCTGTGATGATGTCGCCTTGCCCTTGGGGAGGATAAGGATAAGGAGAAAAGGGTCTGATGGAGGGCATAATGGATTGCGCTCAATTATAAAGGAGCTGGGAACGGAAGATTTCCCACGCTTAAGGGTTGGGATAGGAAGGGAAGGGATAAAGGATTTAGTGGAATATGTGTTGGGGGAATTTGAGAAGGAGGAGATGAAGATTTTGGAGAAGGTTTTGGATGTAGCGGTGGATGCGGTTGAGTGTATTTTAAAGGAAGGGATAGAGGAAGCGATGAATAAATACAATTCCTTTAACCTTCTTGCGGAAACGAGTTAG
- a CDS encoding ribose-phosphate pyrophosphokinase, with amino-acid sequence MKDLRLFTGNANPKLAYDVAQELGIELGRGEVGRFSDGEIRIKIDESVRGMDVFIIQPTCHPVNENLMELLLLLDAFKRASARRITAVVPYYGYGRQEKKVRPREPISAKLVADLISVAGADRVLTVDLHADQIQGFFNCPVDQLTAVPILADYFNSLGLSNGEVVVVSPDVGGVARARHFAELLGAPLAIIAKRRPEPNRAEAMEIIGDVEGKTVIMVDDIVDTGGSLLKGAEALLERGAKKIFACCTHPVLSGEAVKKIEDGPIEELVVTDTIPLGEKNSQKIKVLSVAPLLAEAIARIHYEKSVSVLFRSVPQRKIEY; translated from the coding sequence ATGAAGGACCTTCGTTTATTCACAGGAAACGCTAATCCTAAGCTGGCATACGATGTGGCACAGGAGTTGGGGATAGAGTTGGGGAGGGGCGAGGTTGGCAGATTCTCGGATGGGGAGATAAGGATAAAGATAGATGAATCGGTGCGTGGGATGGACGTTTTCATAATCCAGCCGACTTGCCATCCAGTAAATGAAAACCTAATGGAACTTTTGCTTCTTTTAGATGCTTTCAAGAGGGCGTCTGCGAGGCGGATAACGGCGGTTGTTCCTTATTACGGTTATGGTAGGCAGGAGAAGAAGGTGAGACCTCGTGAGCCGATAAGCGCTAAATTGGTTGCGGATTTGATAAGCGTTGCGGGAGCAGATAGAGTTCTCACAGTTGACCTCCACGCCGACCAAATTCAGGGCTTCTTCAATTGTCCAGTTGACCAATTAACCGCCGTTCCCATTCTCGCCGACTATTTCAACTCCTTGGGTCTTTCAAATGGGGAGGTAGTTGTGGTCTCTCCCGATGTGGGAGGAGTTGCAAGAGCGAGGCACTTCGCTGAGCTATTAGGAGCTCCCCTCGCTATAATCGCTAAAAGGCGTCCCGAGCCGAATAGAGCGGAGGCAATGGAGATAATCGGTGATGTTGAGGGAAAGACGGTGATAATGGTAGATGACATAGTTGATACAGGTGGGTCCTTACTTAAAGGCGCGGAGGCTCTGTTGGAAAGAGGCGCAAAGAAGATATTCGCCTGTTGCACCCATCCGGTCCTCTCCGGTGAGGCGGTCAAGAAGATAGAAGACGGACCGATAGAGGAGCTCGTGGTCACGGATACAATCCCTTTGGGCGAAAAGAACAGCCAAAAGATAAAGGTTCTATCCGTTGCTCCCTTGCTTGCGGAAGCAATAGCAAGGATTCACTATGAGAAATCGGTCAGCGTCCTCTTCCGAAGTGTGCCTCAGAGAAAGATTGAGTATTAA
- the glmU gene encoding bifunctional UDP-N-acetylglucosamine diphosphorylase/glucosamine-1-phosphate N-acetyltransferase GlmU — protein MDKVAVILTAGKSTRMKSDIPKALHPLLGKPLISHIIDNCKSAGFERIILVVGHKADLIRKQLGDEFEYVDQGEPKGTAHALLATKEILKNFNGVILTIYGDVCLVPPEIIKDMLNKHLETKAKCTLLSADLPGTIYGKIIRDKEGKVKEIIEPRGLKLPPELESICEINAGVYLFEAPLIFEYLEKISNDNPQKEYYLTDVVGLLYSDGHNTQAIKLPESWMAKGINDRKDLVEVARIMREKVIERLLREGVTIEDPQNTYIEATAEIERDVTIHPFTFIKGKTRVAKGCEIGPFSHIEDCEIGEGTKVVASFLQEAKVGRNCCIGPFARLRPGTVLEDEVAIGNFVEVKNSRIEKGVKAMHLSYLGDAFVGEGTNIGAGTITCNFDGEKKNPTYIGKHVFVGSDSILIAPVEIGDYAYIAAGSVINRDVPPYALGIGRSRQENKEDWAKKRMEKKRKEQL, from the coding sequence ATGGATAAAGTGGCGGTTATTTTGACCGCTGGAAAGAGCACCAGGATGAAGTCCGATATTCCCAAGGCGCTTCATCCCCTTTTAGGAAAACCCTTAATTTCACATATTATTGATAATTGTAAATCTGCGGGATTTGAAAGGATAATCCTCGTCGTTGGACATAAGGCGGATTTGATAAGAAAACAACTGGGAGATGAATTTGAGTATGTGGACCAAGGTGAGCCGAAAGGAACCGCTCATGCCTTGTTAGCGACGAAGGAAATCCTCAAAAATTTTAATGGGGTAATCCTCACGATATATGGGGATGTCTGCCTCGTTCCACCCGAGATAATCAAGGATATGTTGAACAAGCATTTAGAAACGAAAGCCAAATGCACTCTTCTTTCCGCTGACCTTCCCGGGACAATTTACGGGAAAATCATCAGGGATAAAGAGGGGAAAGTTAAAGAGATAATTGAGCCAAGGGGGTTGAAGCTTCCTCCAGAATTGGAGAGCATCTGCGAGATAAACGCCGGCGTCTATCTTTTTGAGGCTCCCCTGATATTTGAATATCTTGAAAAAATCAGCAACGATAATCCCCAAAAGGAATACTATCTAACCGATGTGGTGGGTCTTCTTTACAGCGATGGACACAATACCCAAGCAATAAAACTACCGGAAAGCTGGATGGCTAAGGGGATAAACGATAGAAAGGATTTAGTTGAGGTAGCGAGAATTATGAGAGAAAAGGTGATTGAGAGGTTATTGAGAGAAGGCGTGACGATTGAGGACCCTCAAAACACATACATAGAGGCTACAGCAGAGATAGAGAGGGATGTGACCATACATCCCTTCACATTCATCAAGGGAAAAACAAGAGTTGCTAAAGGATGTGAGATTGGACCATTTTCCCATATAGAGGATTGCGAGATAGGGGAGGGGACGAAGGTGGTCGCTTCATTTCTTCAGGAGGCAAAGGTCGGGAGGAATTGTTGCATAGGTCCATTTGCTCGCTTGAGACCGGGAACCGTTTTGGAAGACGAAGTTGCCATAGGGAATTTCGTTGAGGTGAAGAACAGTAGAATAGAAAAGGGAGTGAAGGCAATGCACCTTTCCTATTTGGGCGATGCATTCGTAGGAGAGGGAACCAATATAGGGGCGGGGACTATAACTTGTAATTTTGATGGAGAAAAGAAGAATCCTACCTATATAGGTAAGCACGTTTTTGTGGGTTCCGACTCAATCCTTATTGCTCCTGTGGAGATAGGTGATTATGCATATATAGCTGCGGGTTCCGTTATAAATAGAGATGTGCCTCCTTATGCCCTCGGGATAGGTAGGTCAAGGCAGGAAAACAAGGAAGATTGGGCTAAAAAAAGAATGGAGAAAAAGAGGAAGGAGCAGTTATAA
- a CDS encoding NADH-quinone oxidoreductase subunit D, producing MALRTEEIIVNVGPQHPSTHGVLRMLVTLSGETIVKVDPIIGYLHRGMEKIAEKRTYTQYLPFTDRWDYLSPMFNNMVYSLAVEKLMQIEVPTRAQYLRVIAMELNRIASHLVWFATFTLDLSAVTMSAYMYGFREREEILDLLERLSGGRMLYSYICPGGVRGDADDEFLRKLDKFLDTFPKKVDEYETFITQNKVFQLRTKDVGILPLETAINYGVTGPCLRASGLAFDIRKAQPYCVYDQFVFDVPVGDRGDCFDRYWVRIQEMREAVKITRQAMESLPKGDILKKLPPQYKVPEGETFVWIESPRGALGVYLVSDGGTKPYRLKIRAPSFSNLSVINEIAKGMKVQDLIAILGSLDILLGEIDR from the coding sequence ATGGCCCTCCGAACTGAGGAAATAATAGTAAATGTAGGACCCCAGCACCCATCCACTCATGGGGTCCTGAGGATGCTCGTAACCCTCTCCGGCGAGACAATTGTTAAAGTCGACCCCATAATTGGCTATCTTCATCGCGGAATGGAGAAGATAGCGGAGAAGAGAACATATACCCAATATCTTCCCTTCACGGACAGATGGGATTACCTCTCCCCGATGTTCAATAATATGGTCTATTCCCTCGCCGTTGAGAAGCTTATGCAGATAGAGGTGCCTACGCGAGCTCAATATCTCCGGGTAATCGCTATGGAGCTAAACAGGATAGCTAGCCATCTCGTTTGGTTCGCCACTTTCACTTTGGACCTCAGCGCCGTCACGATGTCTGCTTATATGTACGGCTTTAGGGAAAGGGAGGAGATTCTGGATTTATTGGAAAGGCTCAGCGGCGGGAGGATGTTGTATTCCTATATTTGTCCTGGCGGCGTCAGGGGAGATGCTGATGACGAATTCCTTCGCAAGTTGGATAAATTTCTTGACACTTTCCCAAAGAAAGTGGATGAATATGAGACATTTATCACCCAGAACAAGGTATTCCAATTGAGGACGAAGGATGTAGGGATTCTTCCCCTGGAGACGGCGATTAACTATGGAGTGACTGGACCTTGTCTGAGGGCTTCGGGCTTAGCATTTGACATAAGGAAGGCTCAACCTTACTGCGTTTACGACCAGTTCGTTTTTGATGTTCCCGTAGGGGATAGGGGAGATTGTTTTGACCGATATTGGGTGAGGATACAAGAGATGAGGGAAGCGGTGAAGATTACCCGCCAAGCGATGGAAAGCCTTCCGAAGGGGGATATCCTGAAGAAGCTCCCTCCCCAATATAAGGTTCCCGAGGGAGAGACATTCGTTTGGATTGAATCGCCAAGAGGTGCTTTGGGGGTTTACCTCGTCAGCGATGGAGGGACGAAGCCGTATAGATTAAAGATTCGCGCTCCCTCCTTCAGCAACTTATCAGTGATAAACGAGATAGCGAAAGGGATGAAAGTTCAGGACCTGATAGCGATATTGGGAAGCCTTGACATCCTCCTCGGCGAGATAGACAGATAA
- a CDS encoding NADH-quinone oxidoreductase subunit C: MVCDFLKRHGYTLPASISGVELPDRFEIVYHLFSISKATWCVVETFTEKDEPIVPSVYEVFKAADWQEREIFDMFGIIFEGHPDLRRILLEEGEDDFFPLRKDFHEDGPPN, translated from the coding sequence ATGGTCTGCGATTTCCTGAAGAGACACGGCTATACCCTCCCCGCTTCCATCAGTGGAGTAGAGCTTCCCGATAGATTCGAGATAGTCTATCACCTCTTCTCAATCTCCAAGGCAACTTGGTGTGTTGTTGAGACATTCACTGAAAAAGATGAACCGATAGTTCCCTCCGTCTATGAGGTCTTCAAGGCTGCGGATTGGCAGGAAAGGGAGATTTTCGATATGTTCGGAATCATCTTTGAGGGTCATCCCGACCTTCGCAGAATCCTCTTAGAAGAGGGAGAGGACGACTTCTTCCCCCTCCGTAAGGACTTCCACGAGGATGGCCCTCCGAACTGA
- a CDS encoding NADH-quinone oxidoreductase subunit B, translating into MGLIEKIPLPRIIRVPVNDLFTWARRNSLWPLTYGLACCAIEMMATGASRFDLDRFGASVFRATPRQADVMIVAGTVTKKMARRLRRLWEEMPDPKWVIAMGACAISGGGFYDSYYVVQGVDKIVPVDVYIPGCPPRPEALINGILALQEKIRKEPAFI; encoded by the coding sequence ATGGGTTTGATAGAGAAAATCCCTCTACCTCGTATAATCAGAGTGCCCGTCAACGACTTATTCACTTGGGCGAGACGAAACAGCCTTTGGCCTTTAACCTACGGTCTCGCCTGTTGTGCAATAGAGATGATGGCTACGGGTGCTTCCCGCTTTGACTTGGACCGCTTCGGCGCTTCTGTCTTCCGAGCAACTCCAAGACAGGCTGATGTTATGATTGTCGCTGGTACTGTGACCAAGAAGATGGCGAGGAGGTTGCGAAGGCTCTGGGAGGAAATGCCGGACCCCAAATGGGTAATCGCTATGGGAGCCTGCGCCATCTCGGGCGGCGGCTTCTATGATTCCTATTATGTCGTGCAGGGAGTTGACAAGATAGTCCCCGTGGATGTCTATATTCCTGGCTGTCCACCTCGCCCTGAAGCATTGATAAACGGCATCCTTGCCCTTCAAGAGAAAATAAGAAAAGAACCCGCTTTCATCTAA
- a CDS encoding NADH-quinone oxidoreductase subunit A: MNAQFFGYVAFFTFVGIVFAVAAIITSWLLRPWRARGEKLTTYECGEEPIGSGWHRYNVRYYTFALLFLVFDVAGVFLLLFALIFKKFIQAGGGSFLYGEMLIFLFILLLAWIYAWRKGHLEWV, translated from the coding sequence ATGAACGCACAATTCTTCGGCTATGTAGCCTTTTTCACCTTCGTAGGAATAGTATTCGCCGTTGCCGCTATAATAACCTCCTGGCTTCTTCGCCCTTGGAGGGCAAGAGGAGAGAAGCTCACAACTTATGAGTGCGGTGAGGAACCAATCGGCTCGGGTTGGCATAGATACAATGTCCGCTACTATACCTTCGCCCTTCTCTTTCTCGTCTTTGATGTTGCCGGAGTCTTTCTTCTTCTCTTCGCCCTCATTTTCAAGAAATTCATCCAAGCGGGAGGAGGCTCTTTCCTTTATGGTGAGATGCTCATCTTCCTCTTTATCCTCCTCCTTGCCTGGATTTACGCTTGGAGAAAGGGGCATCTGGAATGGGTTTGA
- a CDS encoding sigma 54-interacting transcriptional regulator: MGNKLTTRNAEEYCNELELVAYGCNRRVYKKLEEKLSELGIHSFTFCEYFPVEPVSLISDFKAGARAKFLFPFARRYNLRPVFPAMVEIDEFNGSWWERITAELRLKKNIADFYKPLEIYMPLTAKGNYKLPFDTPKLIDTLRSIIREKKKKIHSQEPLEVASAEEIYHFDKKDIKKFAKYLKYKYDKAGLDTNQIKKEWLTMDREWWWYLQGDVKKRRAIYYYIPIASNIFLYGILQLTVAMEEFEIPSGPESQTEESKKNIAKKKRKEIEKEIVHLLWEISKEEYLPLLIIFHNYIREKRLKDQLNKRTQLCINQLKDILDDITKNWLPILDDGNKNDLLPLEKAFFDMWDFRKETCNRHATNIAGIKEVIEKTLIMPEYLVASPGMIKQLETALSFQRTSQPAAGAVPCVLIVGGSGTGKEKMAKLVATYAPPFRDALFETFNLAEGFYAHEPHASQRLIERLYEVFKKAKKEGKKSVVLVFDELNSLPTEVQGTLLRFIENKELPPLQDQKLLTYKIPLLEAVLRRTTLPYRPTDYENINKWLRETNVLILGLTNEDPEKLTKVEYIYDVLRSGGGLFAGFLGDFIYEQLRKLRRMREDLYFRMIRNGKIVIPELKKRREDLPILFYSFLKRELGENATLVIEYEAFDELMDERIEWRGNIRELQAICKTVAQLLTKREELKDGGYIVSRFKIRKALRKHNLLED, from the coding sequence TTGGGTAACAAATTGACGACAAGAAACGCTGAAGAATATTGTAACGAGTTAGAGTTAGTGGCTTATGGGTGTAATAGAAGAGTTTATAAAAAGTTGGAGGAAAAACTAAGCGAGTTAGGAATCCATTCTTTTACTTTTTGCGAATATTTCCCTGTTGAACCGGTCTCTCTTATAAGTGACTTTAAGGCAGGGGCGCGCGCGAAATTTCTATTCCCCTTTGCTCGAAGATATAATTTAAGGCCTGTGTTTCCAGCAATGGTTGAAATTGATGAATTTAATGGGAGCTGGTGGGAACGAATAACGGCGGAACTCCGCCTCAAAAAAAATATCGCCGATTTTTATAAACCTTTAGAAATTTATATGCCTTTAACTGCTAAGGGAAATTATAAACTTCCATTCGATACGCCCAAATTAATAGACACACTCCGTTCTATTATAAGGGAAAAGAAGAAAAAAATACATTCGCAGGAACCCCTAGAAGTAGCAAGTGCTGAAGAAATTTATCATTTTGATAAAAAAGATATAAAAAAATTTGCAAAATATTTAAAGTATAAATATGACAAAGCTGGCCTAGATACGAACCAAATTAAAAAAGAATGGTTAACAATGGATAGGGAATGGTGGTGGTATTTGCAAGGGGATGTAAAAAAAAGGAGGGCAATTTATTATTATATTCCAATTGCATCCAATATTTTTCTTTACGGTATTCTCCAGTTAACAGTGGCGATGGAAGAGTTTGAGATTCCAAGTGGACCCGAATCACAAACTGAAGAAAGCAAGAAAAATATAGCAAAAAAGAAAAGAAAAGAAATAGAAAAGGAAATAGTGCATTTGCTTTGGGAAATTTCAAAGGAGGAATATTTGCCATTACTCATTATCTTTCATAATTATATAAGAGAAAAAAGATTAAAGGACCAACTAAATAAACGCACTCAACTATGCATAAATCAACTTAAAGATATACTGGATGACATAACAAAAAATTGGTTACCAATCTTAGATGATGGAAACAAAAACGATTTACTTCCACTAGAAAAAGCCTTTTTTGACATGTGGGATTTTAGGAAGGAAACCTGTAATAGACATGCAACTAATATAGCAGGTATAAAAGAGGTTATTGAGAAAACACTAATTATGCCGGAATACCTTGTAGCTTCCCCTGGAATGATAAAGCAGTTAGAGACTGCTCTTTCTTTCCAGAGAACTTCTCAACCCGCCGCTGGGGCGGTCCCTTGTGTATTGATAGTCGGTGGCTCCGGCACAGGAAAGGAGAAAATGGCCAAGCTAGTAGCTACGTATGCTCCCCCTTTTAGAGACGCTTTGTTCGAAACATTCAATCTCGCGGAGGGTTTCTACGCCCACGAGCCGCATGCATCACAGCGTCTCATTGAACGCCTATATGAAGTTTTTAAAAAAGCTAAAAAAGAAGGGAAGAAATCCGTTGTATTAGTGTTTGACGAACTCAACAGTCTACCTACAGAAGTGCAAGGCACGCTACTTCGTTTCATAGAAAACAAAGAGCTGCCACCCTTACAAGACCAAAAGCTATTGACTTACAAAATACCATTATTAGAAGCAGTGCTACGGCGGACAACTTTACCCTATCGCCCGACCGATTACGAGAATATAAACAAGTGGTTGAGAGAAACAAACGTATTGATCCTTGGGCTTACAAATGAGGACCCTGAAAAATTAACGAAGGTTGAATATATTTATGATGTCCTTCGTTCCGGCGGGGGTCTATTTGCTGGTTTCCTTGGCGATTTTATATATGAACAGCTTAGAAAGTTAAGGAGAATGAGAGAGGATTTATATTTCAGGATGATTAGAAATGGCAAGATTGTTATACCTGAGCTGAAAAAGCGTAGGGAAGACCTTCCCATCCTTTTTTATTCATTTCTTAAAAGAGAATTAGGAGAGAATGCAACGCTCGTTATTGAATATGAGGCTTTTGACGAGCTGATGGACGAAAGAATAGAATGGCGAGGAAATATAAGAGAATTACAAGCAATCTGTAAAACAGTGGCTCAACTGCTTACAAAGCGTGAGGAGCTAAAAGATGGCGGATATATTGTTAGCAGGTTTAAAATAAGAAAGGCATTAAGAAAACACAATTTGTTGGAAGATTGA